A genomic segment from Sparus aurata chromosome 20, fSpaAur1.1, whole genome shotgun sequence encodes:
- the irf3 gene encoding interferon regulatory factor 3 → MSHSKPLLIPWLRARIDSGKYPGVQWTNPERTEFSIPWKHALRQDSSDTDILIFKAWAEVSGNGRAQGDPSVWKRNFRSALRVKGFKMVTDNKNDAANPHKVFLWPDESASGANSSAGSQDQDDPNLFEDVGFPIQESQMESCLDHYLDAESVFTDCAASHDILQECLKGLNIGPDTEGTAGFEPPPEQQQPRNQLAIGGCALPGQHQHPVTFESAVGEAGLPEQPARPMEGAMGGACDGQLAEQFLQAMSRTSGGDNFKTQFRISVYYRGVKVSEQLVENEAGIRLVYRPNLTGTVVDPASGLSLVSLPSPTMLLDQTQVNLTQRILDKLGDGVDFGVSGHVFYGQRHGEVKAFWSFSKHDSIRMPQEISKLEPQLLYTFKDFVQGILNFIASEGGDSPPCTLFFCLGEKWPDPHNKPWDRKLITVEVVLTSMELLKNMAVAGGASSLQSVELQMSLEEMMEMY, encoded by the exons ATGTCTCATTCGAAACCACTGCTCATCCCGTGGCTGCGGGCCCGCATCGACAGCGGCAAGTATCCTGGAGTCCAGTGGACGAACCCGGAGCGGACAGAGTTCTCCATCCCGTGGAAACATGCTTTAAGACAGGACTCCTCCGACACTGACATCCTCATCTTCAAG GCCTGGGCGGAGGTGAGCGGCAACGGCCGGGCTCAGGGAGACCCCTCGGTCTGGAAGAGGAACTTCCGCAGCGCCCTCCGAGTCAAAGGCTTCAAAATGGTCACGGACAACAAGAACGACGCCGCTAACCCCCATAAAGTGTTTCTCTGGCCAGATGAGTCGGCGTCAGGAG CTAACTCCTCGGCCGGATCCCAGGACCAAGACGACCCCAATTTGTTTGAGGATGTTGGCTTTCCCATACAAGAA AGCCAGATGGAGTCATGCCTCGATCACTACCTTGACGCcgaaagtgtgttcacag ATTGCGCTGCCAGCCATGATATCCTCCAGGAGTGTCTGAAGGGACTGAACATTGGCCCCGACACAG AGGGCACCGCAGGCTTTGAGCCTCCTCCCGAGCAACAGCAGCCTCGAAACCAGCTTGCGATTGGTGGATGTGCGTTGCCGGGGCAACACCAGCATCCAGTAACGTTTGAGAGTGCAGTCGGTGAAGCTGGGTTGCCTGAGCAACCGGCACGTCCAATGGAGGGAGCCATGGGAGGGGCCTGTGATGGGCAGTTGGCAGAGCAGTTCCTACAAGCCATGAGCAGGACCAGCGGTGGAGATAATTTCA AGACTCAGTTCAGGATATCAGTGTACTACAGAGGAGTGAAGGTGTCGGAGCAGCTGGTGGAGAATGAAGCTGGAATCCGCTTAGTTTACAG ACCCAATCTTACAGGGACGGTGGTGGATCCTGCGTCGGGCCTCTCCCTCGTCTCCCTGCCAAGTCCTACAATGCTGTTGGATCAAACCCAAGTCAATCTGACCCAACGCATCCTGGACAAGCTGGGCGATGGCGTTGACTTTGGGGTGTCGGGCCATGTATTCTACGGCCAGCGACATGGTGAAGTCAAAGCATTTTGGAGCTTCTCCAAGCATGACAGCATCAGAATGCCCCAAGAGATTTCTAAACTGGAGCCTCAGCTTCTGTACACGTTCAAGGACTTTGTGCAAG GAATATTGAACTTCATTGCATCTGAAGGCGGAGACTCCCCTCCGTGCACCCTGTTCTTCTGCCTCGGGGAGAAGTGGCCTGACCCACACAACAAGCCTTGGGACAGGAAGCTCATCACAGTGGAG GTGGTGCTCACTTCAATGGAGCTACTGAAGAATATGGCTGTTGCAGGCGGCGCCTCCTCCCTGCAGTCCGTGGAGCTGCAGATGTCGCTCGAAGAGATGATGGAGATGTACTGA